In Chanodichthys erythropterus isolate Z2021 chromosome 11, ASM2448905v1, whole genome shotgun sequence, a single window of DNA contains:
- the hspa12b gene encoding heat shock 70 kDa protein 12B isoform X1 produces MADVLQLSTNSLQVPGKDRLASTSPSGSPSPSRNECSITPLTPSPSPRTELRPRVSRPFSVVVAIDFGTTSSGYAFSFTEDPETIHMMRRWEGGDPGVANQKSPTCLLLTPDLRFHSFGFAARDCYHDLDPEEARHWLYFDKFKMKIHSTSDLTMETELESVSGRRVRAIEVFAHALRFFREHALKEVKDQSSSVLESNEVRWVITVPAVWRQPAKQFMREAAYLAGLVTPDSPEQLLIALEPEAASIYCRKLRLHQVIDLSQRPVTNGLDVDGSRPFDSSFRQAREQLRRSRHSRTFLVESGTGELWSEMQTGDRYIVADCGGGTVDLTVHQIEQPQGTLKELYKASGGPYGAVGVDLAFEAMLCQIFGADFIESFKAKRPAAWVDLTIAFEARKRTAAPGRANSLNILLPFSFIDFYKRHRGQSVETALRKSNMNFIKWSSQGMLRFSAEAMNELFQPTINNIIRHIENLMQKEEVKGVRFIFLVGGFAESPMLQRAAQNALGRNCRIIIPHDVGLTILKGAVLFGLDPTVVRVRRCPLTYGVGVLNRFVEGRHPREKLLLKDGREWCTDILDRFVSVDQSVALGEVVRRSYTPARIGQRKIIINIYCCDTDDITYITDPGVRKCGAITLDLLESGAAAANVGENDKGSTFERREIRTTMQFGDTEIKVTAVDVATGRLVRASIDFLSN; encoded by the exons aGGACAGAACTGAGGCCGCGTGTGTCTCGTCCATTTTCTGTGGTGGTTGCTATCGATTTTGGCACCACCTCCAGTGGCTATGCCTTCAGTTTCACAGAAGATCCTGAGACCATTCACATGAtgag ACGGTGGGAGGGTGGCGATCCTGGtgtagccaatcagaagagtccAACCTGTCTGCTTCTGACCCCCGACCTCCGGTTCCACAGTTTTGGCTTTGCAGCTCGAGACTGCTACCATGACCTTGACCCAGAGGAGGCCAGGCATTGGCTCTACTTTGAcaaattcaaaatgaaaatccACAGCACCAGT GATCTCACTATGGAGACTGAACTGGAGTCAGTTAGTGGAAGAAGAGTACGGGCCATTGAGGTGTTTGCTCATGCCTTGAGGTTCTTCAGAGAACATGCTTTAaag GAGGTGAAGGACCAATCCTCCTCTGTGCTGGAAAGTAATGAAGTACGATGGGTCATCACTGTTCCTGCGGTGTGGCGGCAGCCAGCCAAGCAATTCATGCGAGAAGCTGCGTATTTG GCAGGTTTGGTGACTCCAGACTCTCCTGAACAGCTCCTCATAGCTCTTGAACCAGAGGCTGCATCCATCTACTGCAGGAAGCTCCGTCTACACCAGGTCATTGACCTCAGCCAACGACCAGTAACCAATGGTTTAGATGTAGATGGCTCCCGCCCTTTCGATTCCAGTTTTAGGCAGG CCCGTGAGCAGCTCCGCAGATCCAGACATAGCCGAACTTTTCTGGTGGAGAGTGGTACTGGAGAATTGTGGTCTGAGATGCAGACAG GTGATCGGTACATTGTGGCAGACTGTGGTGGTGGGACGGTGGATCTGACAGTGCATCAGATTGAGCAGCCACAGGGTACTCTGAAGGAGCTTTACAAAGCCTCAG GAGGTCCCTATGGAGCAGTTGGTGTGGATCTTGCCTTTGAGGCTATGTTGTGCCAGATCTTTGGGGCTGACTTCATTGAGAGTTTTAAAGCAAAACGTCCAGCAGCTTGGGTGGATCTCACCATTGCATTTGAAGCCCGTAAGCGCACAGCGGCTCCTGGCCGGGCCAACTCATTAAACATCTTGCTGCCCTTTTCTTTCATTGACTTCTACAAGCGACACCGGGGACAGAGTGTGGAGACTGCCCTGCGCAAGAGCAA TATGAATTTTATAAAGTGGTCATCTCAAGGGATGCTGAGATTCTCTGCAGAGGCCATGAATGAGCTTTTTCAGCCAACCATCAACAATATCATAAGACATATTG AGAACCTGATGCAGAAGGAAGAGGTAAAAGGTGTGCGTTTTATCTTCTTGGTTGGAGGATTCGCAGAGTCGCCCATGCTTCAACGTGCGGCCCAGAATGCACTAGGGCGGAATTGCCGTATCATAATTCCACATGACGTAGGTCTAACCATCCTGAAGGGTGCAGTCCTGTTTGGACTAGACCCCACTGTTGTCCGTGTACGCCGTTGCCCGTTAACTTATGGTGTTGGGGTTTTGAACCGCTTTGTGGAAGGCCGACACCCTCGTGAAAAACTACTTCTCAAAGATGGCCGAGAATGGTGCACTGATATCCTGGACCGCTTTGTTAGTGTTGATCAGTCGGTGGCTTTGGGTGAGGTGGTGAGGCGGAGCTACACTCCAGCAAGAATAGGACAAAGGAAGATCATAATCAACATCTACTGCTGTGACACTGATGACATAACCTACATTACTGACCCCGGGGTAAGGAAGTGTGGTGCCATCACGCTGGACCTGCTTGAGTCAGGGGCAGCGGCAGCTAATGTTGGTGAAAATGATAAAGGATCCACATTTGAACGCAGAGAGATTCGCACTACCATGCAGTTTGGAGACACCGAGATCAAAGTCACAGCTGTTGATGTGGCAACTGGTCGACTGGTGCGGGCATCAATTGACTTCCTGTCCAACTGA
- the hspa12b gene encoding heat shock 70 kDa protein 12B isoform X2: MMRRWEGGDPGVANQKSPTCLLLTPDLRFHSFGFAARDCYHDLDPEEARHWLYFDKFKMKIHSTSDLTMETELESVSGRRVRAIEVFAHALRFFREHALKEVKDQSSSVLESNEVRWVITVPAVWRQPAKQFMREAAYLAGLVTPDSPEQLLIALEPEAASIYCRKLRLHQVIDLSQRPVTNGLDVDGSRPFDSSFRQAREQLRRSRHSRTFLVESGTGELWSEMQTGDRYIVADCGGGTVDLTVHQIEQPQGTLKELYKASGGPYGAVGVDLAFEAMLCQIFGADFIESFKAKRPAAWVDLTIAFEARKRTAAPGRANSLNILLPFSFIDFYKRHRGQSVETALRKSNMNFIKWSSQGMLRFSAEAMNELFQPTINNIIRHIENLMQKEEVKGVRFIFLVGGFAESPMLQRAAQNALGRNCRIIIPHDVGLTILKGAVLFGLDPTVVRVRRCPLTYGVGVLNRFVEGRHPREKLLLKDGREWCTDILDRFVSVDQSVALGEVVRRSYTPARIGQRKIIINIYCCDTDDITYITDPGVRKCGAITLDLLESGAAAANVGENDKGSTFERREIRTTMQFGDTEIKVTAVDVATGRLVRASIDFLSN; encoded by the exons ATGAtgag ACGGTGGGAGGGTGGCGATCCTGGtgtagccaatcagaagagtccAACCTGTCTGCTTCTGACCCCCGACCTCCGGTTCCACAGTTTTGGCTTTGCAGCTCGAGACTGCTACCATGACCTTGACCCAGAGGAGGCCAGGCATTGGCTCTACTTTGAcaaattcaaaatgaaaatccACAGCACCAGT GATCTCACTATGGAGACTGAACTGGAGTCAGTTAGTGGAAGAAGAGTACGGGCCATTGAGGTGTTTGCTCATGCCTTGAGGTTCTTCAGAGAACATGCTTTAaag GAGGTGAAGGACCAATCCTCCTCTGTGCTGGAAAGTAATGAAGTACGATGGGTCATCACTGTTCCTGCGGTGTGGCGGCAGCCAGCCAAGCAATTCATGCGAGAAGCTGCGTATTTG GCAGGTTTGGTGACTCCAGACTCTCCTGAACAGCTCCTCATAGCTCTTGAACCAGAGGCTGCATCCATCTACTGCAGGAAGCTCCGTCTACACCAGGTCATTGACCTCAGCCAACGACCAGTAACCAATGGTTTAGATGTAGATGGCTCCCGCCCTTTCGATTCCAGTTTTAGGCAGG CCCGTGAGCAGCTCCGCAGATCCAGACATAGCCGAACTTTTCTGGTGGAGAGTGGTACTGGAGAATTGTGGTCTGAGATGCAGACAG GTGATCGGTACATTGTGGCAGACTGTGGTGGTGGGACGGTGGATCTGACAGTGCATCAGATTGAGCAGCCACAGGGTACTCTGAAGGAGCTTTACAAAGCCTCAG GAGGTCCCTATGGAGCAGTTGGTGTGGATCTTGCCTTTGAGGCTATGTTGTGCCAGATCTTTGGGGCTGACTTCATTGAGAGTTTTAAAGCAAAACGTCCAGCAGCTTGGGTGGATCTCACCATTGCATTTGAAGCCCGTAAGCGCACAGCGGCTCCTGGCCGGGCCAACTCATTAAACATCTTGCTGCCCTTTTCTTTCATTGACTTCTACAAGCGACACCGGGGACAGAGTGTGGAGACTGCCCTGCGCAAGAGCAA TATGAATTTTATAAAGTGGTCATCTCAAGGGATGCTGAGATTCTCTGCAGAGGCCATGAATGAGCTTTTTCAGCCAACCATCAACAATATCATAAGACATATTG AGAACCTGATGCAGAAGGAAGAGGTAAAAGGTGTGCGTTTTATCTTCTTGGTTGGAGGATTCGCAGAGTCGCCCATGCTTCAACGTGCGGCCCAGAATGCACTAGGGCGGAATTGCCGTATCATAATTCCACATGACGTAGGTCTAACCATCCTGAAGGGTGCAGTCCTGTTTGGACTAGACCCCACTGTTGTCCGTGTACGCCGTTGCCCGTTAACTTATGGTGTTGGGGTTTTGAACCGCTTTGTGGAAGGCCGACACCCTCGTGAAAAACTACTTCTCAAAGATGGCCGAGAATGGTGCACTGATATCCTGGACCGCTTTGTTAGTGTTGATCAGTCGGTGGCTTTGGGTGAGGTGGTGAGGCGGAGCTACACTCCAGCAAGAATAGGACAAAGGAAGATCATAATCAACATCTACTGCTGTGACACTGATGACATAACCTACATTACTGACCCCGGGGTAAGGAAGTGTGGTGCCATCACGCTGGACCTGCTTGAGTCAGGGGCAGCGGCAGCTAATGTTGGTGAAAATGATAAAGGATCCACATTTGAACGCAGAGAGATTCGCACTACCATGCAGTTTGGAGACACCGAGATCAAAGTCACAGCTGTTGATGTGGCAACTGGTCGACTGGTGCGGGCATCAATTGACTTCCTGTCCAACTGA